From the genome of Scytonema hofmannii PCC 7110, one region includes:
- the bla gene encoding class A beta-lactamase has translation MLSVFVRRFLLSLLAVVLLGSVLLPLQARESFVTTAQINTTLLNSVDVSAAQGNVGIGVLDLSTGKSWFRNGKQRFPMQSVYKLPIAIATLKRVDEGKFALNQPITVTRQELAPEWSPITKEFKGNSQQFTVQNLLERSVGISDNTAADVLVRLVGGTGQVNAILGRLKIRDVRVDRLERQLQSDCVGLTKFRPELADEKKWSEAVQKIPDSVKKSAVERYLVDPRDTATPEGIVDLLVKLQSNQLLSQKSTALLLKIMTDSPTGAKRLKAGLPNNWSIAHKTGSGPDVLGIGTATNDVGIVSSPNGKRVAIAVFIAGSKAPVEAREKVMSNVASAVVKAVEID, from the coding sequence ATGCTTTCAGTTTTTGTACGTCGTTTTTTGCTTTCGTTGTTAGCAGTGGTGCTGCTAGGGTCTGTGTTGTTGCCACTTCAAGCACGGGAATCTTTTGTCACTACAGCACAGATTAACACGACACTGTTAAACAGTGTTGATGTCTCAGCCGCTCAAGGTAATGTTGGAATTGGGGTTTTAGACTTGAGCACTGGTAAAAGTTGGTTTCGCAATGGCAAGCAGCGCTTTCCTATGCAAAGCGTATACAAACTTCCGATCGCGATCGCCACTTTAAAGCGGGTGGATGAGGGTAAGTTTGCACTTAACCAACCTATAACTGTTACTCGTCAGGAACTTGCGCCGGAATGGAGTCCAATTACTAAAGAGTTTAAGGGTAACAGTCAACAATTTACGGTTCAAAATCTTCTCGAACGTTCTGTTGGTATTAGTGATAATACAGCAGCTGATGTTTTAGTACGATTGGTGGGTGGAACTGGTCAAGTTAATGCGATTTTAGGTAGGCTGAAAATTCGTGATGTCCGTGTGGATAGATTAGAGCGACAATTACAGTCTGATTGTGTGGGACTGACAAAATTTCGCCCAGAATTAGCTGATGAAAAAAAATGGTCTGAAGCTGTACAAAAGATACCGGATAGTGTTAAAAAATCGGCTGTAGAAAGGTATCTGGTAGATCCGCGAGACACTGCTACTCCTGAAGGTATAGTTGACCTTTTAGTCAAGTTGCAATCCAATCAGTTATTGTCTCAAAAATCTACTGCTTTATTACTCAAAATAATGACTGATTCGCCAACTGGTGCAAAGCGGCTGAAAGCAGGTCTACCGAATAATTGGTCTATTGCACATAAGACGGGTAGCGGTCCGGATGTTCTGGGAATTGGTACTGCTACAAATGATGTTGGTATAGTGAGTTCACCAAATGGGAAGCGGGTTGCGATCGCTGTTTTTATAGCTGGTTCAAAAGCTCCTGTTGAAGCCCGTGAAAAAGTGATGTCTAATGTTGCCTCGGCAGTCGTAAAAGCTGTGGAGATCGATTAG
- a CDS encoding heavy metal translocating P-type ATPase has product MAELSVQIPTSRFHLAEVALPERNGKAALGDKNGHAPTQISKVQHSLVHVVPGRLRLRVPRLRHDKDYAQRLQVLLEADVLVSSVRIKPAASSLAVTYKVSKATEAKIRSHLSYLIQAASDVIVLKPSTLKKAADSETEKPWPGLQLSAVTAVLAVLAGPFGLPIPPLMIATTIAVTTLPVVQRAWEGITVEKKFNIDFLDFMAIAITTLQGQFLTPALMLGLIEIGENIRDRTARSSAQQTLDLLSSLGQFVWIERDGEKVQIPIQDVQKGDTVIVYPGEQVPVDGTILRGKALLDEQKLTGESMPVLKKKGQTVYASTLVREGRIYILTERVGNDTCAGQSIQLMQQAPVHDTRMENYAAKIAQKAVLPTLLLGGIVFATTRNPARAASVLTLDFATGIRVSVPTTVLAALSYAARRGVLIRSGRALEKLAEIDTVVFDKTGTLTRGEAAVVSVESFNPDTSPTRVLQLAAAAEQRLTHPVAEAIVRYAEEQKIEIPTRGKWDYQLGLGVQAEIDGETVYVGSERLLEQVGIAMEQLDGNEKKATSTIYVASNGQLQGIIKYSDILRSESREVIAKLLTVEGVEVHMLTGDNKQTASAVAAELGISPTYTHAEAFPEQKATVVRELHEQGKTVAFVGDGINDSPALAYADVSVSFANGSDIARETADIVLMQNDLHGLLEGIEIARKAKQLIQQNTALIAVPNLAALVVAVLFGLNPLAATMVNNGSTVVAGVNGLRPILRSRDKRAITAKAVSQNSPRS; this is encoded by the coding sequence ATGGCAGAACTTAGTGTGCAAATACCAACCTCCAGATTTCATCTTGCCGAAGTAGCGCTACCCGAAAGAAATGGGAAGGCTGCTTTAGGAGATAAAAATGGACACGCACCAACTCAGATTTCCAAAGTCCAGCACAGCCTTGTCCATGTAGTTCCAGGACGGTTGAGGTTGCGAGTACCTCGCCTGCGTCATGATAAGGATTATGCACAGCGCCTTCAGGTTTTGTTAGAGGCTGACGTTCTGGTTTCAAGTGTACGTATTAAGCCTGCAGCGTCTTCACTGGCAGTGACCTATAAAGTCAGTAAAGCAACGGAAGCCAAAATTCGATCGCATTTGAGTTATTTGATTCAAGCAGCAAGTGACGTTATTGTTCTCAAGCCTTCTACTTTAAAAAAAGCTGCTGATAGCGAAACAGAAAAACCTTGGCCCGGTTTACAACTTTCAGCTGTGACTGCGGTTTTAGCCGTGCTGGCTGGACCTTTTGGGCTACCGATTCCGCCCCTGATGATAGCAACGACTATAGCTGTCACAACATTGCCTGTAGTCCAAAGAGCTTGGGAAGGAATTACGGTAGAGAAGAAATTCAACATTGACTTTCTAGATTTTATGGCGATCGCCATCACAACGCTTCAGGGTCAATTTCTCACACCCGCACTCATGCTGGGGTTAATTGAAATTGGCGAGAATATACGCGATCGCACGGCTCGATCTTCCGCCCAACAAACGCTAGATTTGTTAAGTTCCCTCGGACAGTTCGTCTGGATTGAACGTGATGGAGAGAAGGTGCAAATCCCCATCCAAGATGTGCAAAAAGGGGATACAGTTATTGTTTATCCCGGCGAACAAGTGCCAGTTGACGGTACTATCCTGCGAGGAAAAGCATTACTAGATGAGCAAAAACTGACTGGAGAATCCATGCCAGTCTTGAAAAAGAAAGGACAAACCGTCTATGCTTCAACTCTAGTGAGAGAGGGACGGATTTATATCTTGACAGAACGGGTAGGTAACGACACTTGTGCTGGACAGAGCATTCAATTAATGCAACAAGCACCCGTTCACGATACCCGGATGGAAAACTACGCTGCAAAAATTGCCCAGAAAGCTGTTTTACCAACTCTATTATTGGGTGGGATCGTGTTCGCTACAACTCGCAATCCAGCACGAGCAGCTAGCGTTTTAACCCTTGACTTTGCAACAGGTATTAGGGTATCAGTCCCAACAACTGTGTTAGCAGCATTAAGCTATGCAGCACGGCGAGGCGTTCTGATTCGTAGCGGACGGGCATTGGAAAAACTAGCAGAGATAGATACAGTTGTTTTTGATAAGACAGGCACTCTGACCAGAGGGGAAGCCGCTGTGGTGAGTGTAGAAAGTTTTAATCCAGACACTTCACCAACACGAGTGCTGCAACTAGCGGCTGCAGCCGAACAACGTCTAACACACCCAGTTGCAGAGGCAATCGTGCGGTATGCAGAAGAACAGAAAATAGAAATTCCCACCCGTGGAAAGTGGGATTATCAACTTGGTCTGGGGGTACAGGCAGAGATTGACGGCGAAACTGTTTATGTTGGTAGCGAGCGCCTTCTAGAACAAGTTGGCATTGCAATGGAACAGCTTGACGGTAACGAAAAGAAAGCGACTTCAACGATTTATGTAGCGAGCAACGGTCAACTACAAGGTATAATAAAATATAGTGACATACTCCGTTCAGAAAGTCGGGAAGTGATTGCAAAACTGTTAACAGTTGAAGGTGTGGAAGTCCACATGCTAACTGGTGATAACAAGCAGACTGCTAGCGCCGTTGCTGCTGAACTTGGTATTTCCCCGACCTATACCCATGCAGAAGCTTTTCCCGAGCAAAAAGCAACGGTTGTCCGCGAACTGCACGAACAAGGTAAAACAGTTGCATTTGTTGGCGATGGGATTAATGATTCGCCAGCTTTAGCATACGCTGATGTTTCTGTTTCCTTTGCCAATGGCTCTGACATTGCTCGTGAAACAGCAGATATAGTGCTTATGCAGAATGACCTGCATGGTTTATTAGAGGGAATTGAGATTGCTCGTAAAGCCAAGCAGCTAATTCAGCAAAATACGGCTCTGATTGCTGTTCCCAATTTAGCCGCATTAGTAGTGGCAGTTTTGTTTGGTCTTAACCCCCTAGCAGCGACTATGGTGAACAATGGTTCGACAGTTGTTGCAGGAGTCAACGGTTTGCGCCCAATTCTTAGAAGTCGCGATAAGCGAGCGATTACGGCTAAAGCCGTATCGCAAAACTCTCCCCGCAGCTAG
- a CDS encoding Uma2 family endonuclease has protein sequence MTLTTAKWTIEDYHRMIAAGILEKRHVELLNGEIVEMAPEGESHAYSSDEAGEYLMYLLGERAKVRQAKPITLLQSNSEPEPDIAVVQRLGRDYRQHHPYPENIFWLIEYSDSSLNKDLEDKNKIYSSVGIPEYWVINLRTMELIMFRVPTDKGYQSKETLIQGYINPLAFPDLAVSIEQLLKS, from the coding sequence GTGACTTTAACAACTGCAAAGTGGACAATTGAAGACTATCATCGAATGATTGCAGCCGGAATTTTGGAAAAACGTCACGTCGAGTTGCTGAATGGAGAGATTGTAGAAATGGCTCCTGAAGGAGAATCTCACGCTTACTCTAGCGACGAGGCTGGAGAGTACCTAATGTATTTGTTGGGTGAGAGGGCAAAAGTTCGACAAGCTAAGCCTATCACATTGCTACAAAGTAACTCCGAACCAGAACCCGATATTGCTGTGGTTCAACGTTTGGGACGAGATTACCGACAGCATCATCCTTATCCAGAAAATATATTTTGGCTGATTGAGTACTCAGACTCTAGTTTAAATAAAGACTTAGAAGATAAAAACAAAATTTATTCATCTGTAGGAATTCCAGAGTACTGGGTGATTAATTTGCGTACTATGGAACTCATTATGTTTCGCGTACCTACAGATAAAGGTTATCAATCAAAAGAAACTTTAATCCAAGGTTATATTAACCCGTTGGCGTTTCCCGATCTCGCAGTTTCTATCGAGCAATTACTGAAAAGTTAG
- a CDS encoding ABC transporter permease, with translation MKAYWSLFVARFALLLQYRTAALAGVATQLFWGFVKVMVLEAFFTHATSAQPMTFREATGYVWLGQAFLIALVPWGGDKEIQELIRSGSVGYDLLRPTDLYNFWFTRALALRTAPLILRGLPLLGITMFLFPIVGLSERSLSLPPSFASGIAFLMSFIGGILLSSTITMLLTVSMMWTLSGEGINSVLPNLITIFSGMIIPLPLFPEWLQPCLNFLPFSGLLDKPFRLFTGNLPPNELFNILLHQIFWIFVIIILGRFLVKYGVKKLVIQGG, from the coding sequence ATGAAAGCATATTGGTCACTCTTTGTTGCAAGATTTGCACTTCTGTTGCAATATCGTACTGCTGCATTAGCAGGAGTTGCAACTCAACTGTTTTGGGGTTTTGTGAAGGTCATGGTTCTTGAGGCATTTTTTACTCATGCAACCTCTGCTCAACCTATGACTTTCCGCGAAGCTACAGGATACGTATGGCTGGGACAAGCATTTTTGATAGCGCTTGTTCCTTGGGGAGGTGATAAAGAAATTCAAGAACTCATACGCTCTGGTTCGGTAGGATACGATCTTCTTCGACCCACTGACCTTTACAATTTTTGGTTCACTCGCGCTTTAGCACTTCGCACAGCACCCCTGATACTTCGCGGTCTTCCGCTTCTTGGTATCACAATGTTTCTTTTTCCTATTGTAGGGCTATCTGAGCGATCGCTGTCTTTGCCACCCTCCTTTGCTTCCGGAATTGCTTTTCTCATGTCCTTTATTGGTGGAATTCTGCTTTCCTCTACAATAACAATGCTTCTTACCGTATCAATGATGTGGACACTTTCTGGCGAGGGAATAAATAGCGTACTTCCCAATCTCATTACTATCTTCTCTGGAATGATTATTCCTCTGCCACTTTTTCCTGAATGGCTCCAGCCCTGCTTAAATTTTCTTCCCTTCTCAGGACTTCTAGATAAACCTTTTCGTCTTTTTACTGGAAATCTTCCACCAAACGAATTATTTAATATCTTACTTCATCAAATTTTCTGGATATTTGTCATTATTATCCTTGGGCGTTTTTTAGTGAAGTATGGGGTAAAAAAGCTCGTCATTCAAGGTGGATAA
- a CDS encoding ABC transporter permease has product MQYKISFWLQILGQLLGTVIEFFGIWALFTRFNSIGTWTLSEVALFYGMINISFACADALGRGFDSFSKIIKNGDFDRLLLRPRTTVLQLLGIEFTLKRIGRFSQGLAVMGWSLSTLHIPFTIQKLWLLSTSFIGGVALFVGIVIIQATLTFWTLESLEIMNILTYGGVETAQYPLSIYSKWFQRFFTFLIPLACVNYFPLLAVLEKERDFLVPLWFCYVSPIAGILFLIIALKLWKLGERFYCSTGS; this is encoded by the coding sequence ATGCAGTACAAAATTTCCTTCTGGCTGCAAATATTAGGTCAACTTTTAGGAACTGTGATTGAATTTTTCGGAATTTGGGCGCTTTTTACTCGTTTTAATAGTATTGGTACGTGGACTCTTTCCGAAGTTGCTCTGTTTTATGGCATGATTAATATTTCGTTTGCTTGTGCTGATGCACTTGGGCGAGGATTTGATTCGTTCTCAAAAATCATTAAAAACGGCGATTTTGACCGTTTACTTCTTCGTCCACGTACAACAGTTCTTCAACTTTTAGGCATAGAATTTACATTGAAACGAATAGGACGATTTTCGCAAGGGCTTGCGGTCATGGGTTGGTCACTTTCCACTCTCCACATTCCTTTTACCATTCAAAAATTGTGGCTTTTAAGCACTTCATTTATTGGCGGAGTTGCACTTTTTGTTGGCATTGTCATTATACAAGCAACACTGACATTTTGGACTCTTGAGTCTCTCGAAATCATGAATATCCTCACTTATGGAGGAGTTGAAACTGCTCAGTACCCTCTCTCAATTTATAGCAAGTGGTTTCAGCGATTCTTTACTTTCTTAATACCCCTTGCTTGTGTCAACTATTTTCCGTTGCTGGCGGTACTTGAAAAAGAAAGAGATTTTTTAGTGCCTTTGTGGTTTTGTTACGTTTCGCCAATAGCAGGCATTCTTTTTCTTATAATTGCTTTGAAGCTTTGGAAATTAGGAGAGCGATTCTATTGTTCCACTGGTAGCTAG
- a CDS encoding pentapeptide repeat-containing protein gives MANQRHLDLLKAGAVTWMEWREKYPQVEPDLSGADLQGLDLSRIDLSHASLVQVNLCGSDLSGAIFYKANLREAKLREAKFSVANLSGAKLIQADLSYANLIGSDLSEANLKEAAIADANLIGTDLRGANLRGTDLGTAKLIRTNLSFANLTAANLTGADLSHANLYEAEVMGAYLYKTDLYKSNLSNAHLSSAYLVRANLSEADLNKADLRWANLKGANLTGANLRGAYLSGANFQGTILPDILKTV, from the coding sequence ATGGCAAATCAAAGGCATCTGGATCTACTGAAAGCAGGCGCAGTGACATGGATGGAATGGCGAGAAAAATATCCTCAGGTTGAACCAGATCTGAGTGGTGCTGACCTCCAAGGGCTTGACTTAAGCAGAATCGATCTCAGCCATGCTTCTCTTGTACAAGTAAATCTGTGTGGTTCAGACCTCAGTGGTGCTATATTTTACAAAGCAAACCTTAGGGAAGCTAAGTTAAGGGAAGCTAAATTCAGTGTTGCTAATTTGAGTGGGGCTAAATTAATACAGGCAGATCTCAGCTATGCCAATCTGATTGGCTCTGACTTAAGTGAGGCAAATCTCAAAGAAGCTGCGATCGCAGACGCTAACCTGATTGGTACTGACTTAAGAGGTGCTAACCTGAGAGGTACTGATTTGGGTACTGCAAAGCTCATCCGAACCAACCTCAGTTTTGCAAACTTAACCGCAGCCAATTTAACTGGTGCAGATCTCAGTCATGCCAACTTGTATGAAGCAGAAGTGATGGGGGCTTACCTTTACAAAACTGACCTTTATAAAAGTAATCTCAGCAACGCTCACTTAAGTAGTGCGTATTTAGTTAGGGCTAATTTGAGTGAGGCTGACTTAAATAAAGCTGACTTGAGATGGGCTAATCTTAAAGGAGCAAACTTAACCGGAGCTAACCTTAGAGGAGCTTACCTGAGTGGAGCGAATTTTCAGGGAACAATTCTACCTGATATACTAAAAACGGTTTAG
- a CDS encoding DUF5132 domain-containing protein, with the protein MAPKITDFVEDAGAPGIIAGISAVLLAPVVIPVVAGIGKPIAKSIIKSGLVLFEKSRGAVAELGESWEDMVAEARAELAEGRQLPAVDVAGTSVDNSDNGM; encoded by the coding sequence ATGGCACCAAAAATTACTGATTTTGTTGAAGACGCAGGCGCACCTGGAATCATCGCCGGTATTAGTGCAGTCCTTCTTGCACCTGTTGTTATTCCTGTTGTTGCTGGAATTGGTAAGCCCATAGCCAAGTCTATTATCAAGAGTGGACTTGTTCTGTTTGAAAAGAGCAGAGGTGCTGTTGCAGAACTCGGCGAAAGTTGGGAAGACATGGTTGCTGAAGCCAGAGCAGAACTAGCAGAAGGTAGACAATTACCAGCCGTTGATGTTGCAGGAACCTCAGTTGACAACTCTGATAACGGTATGTAA
- a CDS encoding Uma2 family endonuclease, giving the protein MGYFFIWKSLRRKNKIRKNGIHGIIFTRSRRKTVETYLDEKGFQYTPMGSPTVKKQLKKAGAEPDECYSIGTEKDIPDLAIEVIITSGSIDKLKTYQRLGVSEVWFWEINRLKLYHLREEVPSEFLETHGYEQIMSSEFLPELNISLLEECTLISDHVQAKREFKERMELERSEE; this is encoded by the coding sequence TTGGGATATTTTTTTATTTGGAAGTCCCTAAGGAGAAAGAATAAAATACGAAAAAATGGCATTCATGGAATAATATTTACGCGATCGCGGAGAAAAACAGTAGAAACTTATCTTGACGAGAAAGGATTTCAATACACTCCTATGGGCAGCCCTACTGTAAAAAAACAACTTAAAAAAGCTGGGGCAGAACCAGATGAATGCTATAGCATCGGGACGGAAAAAGATATTCCAGACCTAGCTATAGAGGTAATTATCACGAGTGGTAGCATCGACAAACTTAAGACTTACCAACGCTTAGGAGTTTCTGAAGTTTGGTTTTGGGAAATCAATCGGCTCAAACTTTATCATTTACGAGAGGAAGTACCATCAGAATTTTTAGAAACTCATGGGTATGAACAAATTATGTCGAGTGAGTTCTTGCCAGAACTAAACATATCTTTATTGGAAGAATGTACCTTAATTTCAGACCATGTTCAAGCAAAGAGAGAATTTAAGGAGCGAATGGAATTAGAACGCAGCGAAGAATGA
- a CDS encoding HMA2 domain-containing protein gives MINNGYTHLTEMPKTIQEECRKQSTYKPISTKVVSSTPGRLRLRVASHHRQSGDMERIANALQAQPNINQVRTNVQNGSLVIQHSTQDDSLENVFATLRDLGIIFGEITLGKSEAAAGVSNAVVDLNKRVKNATNNSVDLRFLFPLGLGILSIRKLLAQGLQFEIIPWYVLAWYAFDSFIKLHGMTQQHSENDLES, from the coding sequence TTGATAAACAACGGTTACACTCATCTCACTGAAATGCCAAAAACAATACAAGAAGAATGTAGGAAACAATCTACATATAAACCTATATCCACAAAAGTTGTTAGTTCTACTCCAGGGCGACTGCGTTTAAGAGTTGCGTCCCACCACCGTCAATCGGGTGATATGGAACGCATTGCAAACGCTCTACAGGCTCAGCCAAATATTAATCAAGTCAGAACTAATGTTCAAAACGGCAGTCTTGTTATACAGCACAGTACTCAAGATGACAGCCTTGAAAATGTTTTCGCAACTCTACGAGATTTAGGTATTATCTTTGGTGAAATAACATTAGGAAAATCTGAGGCTGCAGCAGGGGTATCTAATGCTGTAGTGGATTTGAATAAGCGCGTGAAAAACGCCACCAATAACTCTGTTGATTTGCGCTTCCTTTTTCCTTTAGGGTTGGGTATTCTTTCCATTCGGAAATTACTTGCACAGGGATTACAGTTCGAGATTATTCCCTGGTATGTGTTAGCTTGGTACGCCTTTGATAGCTTTATTAAGCTCCATGGAATGACTCAACAGCACTCAGAAAATGATTTGGAAAGTTAA
- a CDS encoding DNA-binding protein — MSKRLRTHDEVVIEQLRNPDMAKAYLKIALEEYEQDGDLPFFLEALWNVAEAQSGKYTTQVV; from the coding sequence ATGAGCAAGAGATTGAGAACTCATGATGAGGTAGTGATAGAGCAGCTAAGGAACCCAGACATGGCTAAGGCTTACCTCAAGATCGCCCTTGAGGAGTACGAGCAAGATGGGGATTTGCCATTTTTTTTGGAAGCGCTGTGGAACGTGGCGGAAGCACAGAGCGGTAAGTACACTACCCAGGTGGTGTAA
- a CDS encoding metallophosphoesterase codes for MQFKKLVKVLIPLCLLGLIISFIPSAIAQAPWSTKRFEVALIGDLPYDTRQEAKFQELIQDINQSSVQFVIHDGDFKSGSSLCSDELFTERLQDFQKFKQPLIYTPGDNEWTDCHRPAAGEYDPIERLAKLRELATQGDRSFGQSTIPLTRQSENSKYSKFRENIRWVSGNVLFVGIHVVGSNNNLGRNAENDAEYAERNAANLVWLEEAFALAKANDNLGLAIVIHANPNFDLAPTNAERTGFNEFINALQTELRNYSKQVILVHGDSHYFRIDKPLTKSDGTIITNFTRIETFGSPNVHWLRLTVNPRNPNLFEVNQEIIP; via the coding sequence ATGCAATTCAAAAAACTTGTAAAAGTACTAATTCCTCTCTGTTTGCTTGGTCTGATTATAAGTTTCATTCCTTCAGCGATCGCACAAGCACCATGGAGTACAAAACGTTTCGAGGTGGCTCTGATTGGCGATTTGCCCTACGATACCAGACAAGAAGCAAAATTTCAAGAGTTAATTCAGGACATCAATCAATCATCAGTTCAATTCGTCATTCATGATGGCGACTTTAAAAGTGGTTCTAGTCTTTGCTCCGATGAGCTTTTCACAGAGCGACTGCAAGACTTCCAGAAATTCAAACAGCCTCTCATTTATACTCCTGGAGATAATGAATGGACAGATTGCCATCGTCCGGCGGCTGGTGAATACGATCCCATTGAACGTCTAGCAAAATTACGCGAACTTGCTACACAGGGCGATCGCAGTTTTGGACAATCAACAATTCCGCTAACCCGACAAAGTGAGAATTCAAAATACAGCAAGTTCCGTGAAAATATCCGTTGGGTATCAGGAAATGTGCTGTTTGTGGGAATACACGTTGTTGGTAGCAATAATAACCTTGGGCGGAATGCAGAAAATGATGCAGAATATGCAGAACGTAATGCGGCTAACCTTGTTTGGTTAGAGGAAGCCTTTGCTCTTGCTAAAGCGAATGATAACTTGGGTTTGGCGATCGTTATCCATGCCAATCCAAACTTTGATTTAGCACCAACTAATGCAGAACGAACTGGCTTTAATGAATTTATTAATGCCTTACAAACAGAATTGCGAAACTATAGCAAGCAAGTGATACTCGTTCATGGAGATAGCCATTACTTCCGAATTGATAAACCTCTGACTAAATCTGATGGCACCATTATCACTAATTTTACTCGAATTGAGACGTTTGGTTCTCCCAACGTTCATTGGCTGCGCTTGACAGTTAACCCACGTAACCCAAATCTGTTTGAGGTCAATCAAGAAATTATCCCTTAG
- a CDS encoding AGE family epimerase/isomerase — MEYNFKELAELYKNAFFNDVLPFWEKYSIDREYGGYFTCIDREGKVYDTDKFIWLQNRQVWTYSKFYNQIEKRESWLKIASNGARFLAQHGRDDEGNWYFALTREGKPLVQPYNIFSDCFAAMAFSQYALACGEDWAKDVAVQAYNNVLRRKDNPKGKYNKTYPGTRSLKSLAVPMILANLTLEMEWLLPNETLENVLNSTVREVMTDFLDRERGLMYENVASDGSHVDSFEGRLINPGHGIEAMWFIIDIAHRRNDMTTINQAIDVVLNILNFAWDPEYNGLYYFMDATGHPPQQLEWDQKLWWVHLESLVALAMSYRLTGREACWEWYQKMHDYTWSHFADPEYGEWFGYLNRRGEVLLNLKGGKWKGCFHVPRALYLCWQQFEALL, encoded by the coding sequence ATGGAGTACAACTTTAAAGAGTTAGCCGAACTTTATAAAAATGCTTTCTTCAACGATGTACTCCCATTTTGGGAAAAATATTCGATTGACCGAGAGTACGGTGGTTATTTTACCTGCATCGATCGCGAAGGTAAGGTTTACGACACCGATAAGTTTATCTGGCTGCAAAACCGTCAGGTATGGACTTATTCCAAATTTTACAACCAGATAGAAAAACGGGAATCCTGGCTGAAAATTGCTAGCAATGGTGCTCGTTTTCTTGCTCAACACGGTCGCGATGATGAAGGTAACTGGTACTTTGCGCTGACTCGTGAAGGGAAACCGTTGGTTCAACCCTACAATATCTTTTCTGATTGCTTTGCAGCAATGGCTTTTAGCCAATATGCCCTTGCCTGTGGTGAAGATTGGGCAAAAGATGTGGCTGTGCAGGCTTATAATAATGTTCTACGCCGTAAGGACAACCCCAAGGGGAAGTATAACAAGACATATCCGGGTACGCGATCGCTAAAATCATTGGCAGTACCCATGATATTGGCTAATCTAACTTTAGAAATGGAATGGTTGCTGCCCAACGAGACTCTAGAGAACGTTCTTAACTCCACTGTTCGGGAAGTGATGACCGATTTTCTAGACCGAGAACGGGGACTCATGTATGAAAATGTTGCTTCTGACGGTTCCCATGTTGATTCTTTTGAAGGTCGTCTCATTAACCCCGGTCATGGGATAGAAGCGATGTGGTTCATTATCGATATTGCCCATCGTCGTAACGATATGACAACGATTAACCAAGCTATTGATGTGGTGCTAAACATCCTCAACTTTGCTTGGGACCCTGAATACAATGGATTGTATTATTTTATGGATGCAACTGGTCATCCCCCACAACAGCTGGAATGGGATCAAAAACTGTGGTGGGTACATTTGGAATCGTTGGTTGCGCTGGCAATGAGTTATCGTCTGACGGGACGTGAGGCGTGTTGGGAGTGGTACCAAAAAATGCACGATTATACTTGGTCGCATTTTGCCGATCCAGAATATGGTGAGTGGTTTGGCTACCTCAACCGCCGTGGTGAAGTTTTATTAAACCTCAAAGGTGGCAAATGGAAAGGCTGCTTCCACGTACCTCGTGCTTTATACCTTTGCTGGCAGCAGTTTGAGGCTTTGCTCTAA